The window aataaaaataaaaaaccatgACAAAAAATAAGCTAACTTGATATCTTTAATAAGGATGAAGTGGGCTCATCAAGGCTTCGTTGAGTTTAAAAGTAAAATGTGAATCTATTTAACACcaatattttttaggttttgcTATTCTAAACCCATTTATAATATACTTATTGAATATAGTTAACTCATATGATGATTTAACCCATAATATAGGggttaagaaattgatttatgacctattttgaCATGTCTAGTTACCATGAATAAGGTGCACTTGAGTTTGCACCTACCTATGTGATGATCCAAGTGTTGCACATAGAAAGACATTGTAATTGTTGAAGATGCGCATTAGAAACTTGACGCCTTTACCTTCATCTAGGGAGATTGCCAAGGAAAAGCCCATGTCAGAGCCCATCAACATATCTAGATGGACTAAACTtcaattaaaaaacttaaatcaaTGAGTCATGAgtcaattataatatattaattatccCCCATGTGTGAGCTCAACATTAGTTTCGCTCCTCTTTGATTCGGCTCAACTATCcttctacatcaagatatctCAATTTGAATGTTCAACACTCGCCTTTATCCTTGGTCTCTTTCTCCATATCAAACCTTGAAGGTTGCAATTGGGATCGTATTGGTCACGAAATTCATTTCTTGAGATATTCATCGAACCCCAAACACACATTGGAGTGGACCACTAATCAATTATCAACTCTTGTACCATTTATATGGAGCCTCGATAGAAACTTGATACCTTCCCTTGGGAAAATTGTCAAGAAAGAACCTAAATCAAAACTCATCAATAGATCTAGTTAAACATACCTTCactcaaaatatttaattaataagtTATGAGCCAATCATAATATGTTAACTATACCACGACACAATAGACCAATTTTCTAATGGGGATATTTAACACAACTCACACGTACATCTTTATagtaattttacttttatttggaGAAAAACCAAAAGGAGTCTATGTTCCGTTTGTTTACTCcttttgttttggggaaaataAACAATTTGGAAACAATTTTCCTAACTTTAATCATTATTAGCTCTTACAAAAACGAGTCAATGCAAAATGTTTCCAACAAAatttcatgcgaaaacattttctttgataatGAGAAAAATTTACTTTACCTCTATTCCTAAGAGATGTGAAtgaataaaattaggaaaatatttttccaatcgTTGATTTTATGCAAAACCACTAGAGCCTAATTATTAGGTTTTTGGTCGGAGTGATGATGGATAAAATTATGAATAACCAACTAAACGTTGTCCTTGGGTCATGTATCTAGCTCATCACTGAAAAATATGTTGTGCATAATTAGCCAATTCTTACCGTTATAAATGTAGAAGCATCATTAAAGTGAGGTTGCGCACTTGGGAATTATGCATTACTTATGATCCgtttattcaaaagaaaacttttcttttttttttaagaacttGTTTTCCGACTTTCCTTTTTTAGAATGATGGAAACCAATCgatttatggaaaacatttttcatgaattgaaaataacaagatgagattagaggAAAACAACTTTATCTTGTAATGAGGAGAAAATAACTTTCCCTAAgtcacaaaacaaatgaaaattaactattttccttgaaattaattttcatggaaaatattttcatttatcatgaaattttcagtCAAACAAATGGACTCTTGACGTTCGTGATAAGAATTTTGACCACTCTTTTATCAATCTAGAAGGGGCTGTTTAAGCTTGGAAATATTTAAGGTGAATTCGGCATTAGATGCACAACTTCTGTATCTGGTCATGGGCCCATGGTTTTCTGGGTCAATTTCAGTGTTCCGATTGGCCCAAGGAGCGGAAGGCCTTTGCCAAATAGGGAGCCCAATAAGGGGCAAATTCTATGTAAACCCCGGTGGATTAGAATTAGCATATGTCACGGCAGTGATCTCATTTAGGTCCCTACAATTTGATGTATATACTAACGTGTACATACATATATGTCGATATCGCATGATATTGTCTTACCATTCTAAGTCGTCGTTATAGTTGATGTGGATCGGTTGATTATCGATCGGTGCCATATACCCACCGGCATATCCAAAAGAGTATACTTCACGTGTGGCCGCTAAACTTAGGTGGTATGGTCAACTAGATGTCATGTCAAATCAATTTGGTCTTCATGTCAGTACTCTAcaggaaaattgtcaaaatcttTCGAGGTGGAAGAAAGTTCAATTATTTGCTGATTGAAATCGAAATTTGATGACTCGATTGTAAATTCCAAGCACGTGCGAAATCCTCCCACTTTCTAGTCGTTAAAAGGTAGTCTAAATACCCTTaagataaaagagagaaaaaaaaaaaaaaaaagggcttggGCAGTATTCGTGGAGATTGAAATTCCATTAATTGGGCTCACGTGGGGtacttatataaatatattatcataaatatttttattaaaatctcCAAATTATTGTCATGTATTGCTCACGAGGTCTGAGCATAGCATTTTTAACCCACAAAGCCATCGATCCATCGATCCTCGCCAATGAGGAGAATTATGAAGATCGAATgtaatgaaattacaagttCTTTTAACGAGTAACATTTTTGCAATATATCGAAATGGTAATTTCTAAATAGCAAAATCAATATCTACACTGACCGAAGAGAGAAATAATAATacctaagaagaagaagaagacttgacccaaaaagaagaagaagaataagaagaaggagaagaagatttttaaaattatttagtattttttattGGCATTTTGATTCGATAAGCGTGGCATGCGAATATAGCTTATAGCATGCTAGAAAACGCATGATAACATCACCGACGACATTCTTAATACAAAGTCAGATTCGAGGTGAGGATGCTCCAATTAATGCCGGTCATCACATTCATCGATGTGACATTTGGCAAATTGccttgatctcaatatcaaaaAGCTCTTCTcacaatataaaataaaataaacaaaaagctGATCGAATATCTGCGGAACAAAAGACGCCCACTTAGTTTATATGGCTATGAGAAGGAATGGAGGAAAATAGACATCTGCTTCCGCTTTTATTAAGTAGACCCCTGCATGCTTCCATAAATCCAACTATTATTTCGTGAAAATTTCATTATGACTCCCTAGCATTTTCGGCCCGAGCAAAGGCgaacccttaaaaaaaaaaaaattgggagttGAATTGGACCAACATGCGTGAGAACCCGTCCGACAGAAGTATGGGCAATAGAATGGATATAGATCTTTGGATCGACGTTGCTCGTACGGGATCAACATATTATTTCAATGCCATTTTTTATATTCGTGTAATAATttataagggttaataccacaaaaatatgaaattgatatcttcatcacaaatttatctaaaattaataaatttatcatttatttgtttttattattttttaaataataaaccaagtatttatttaataatttacatataaaatctcacatacgttaaattgaaataatatcatgaaaaataataaaccGATACACTTACGATAAATTTATAGTAAACTTCTAAATTAATATACTCGTTAATTTTCACGTTTCATATAACTCAgtaatttgatgaaaaaattaaacatgaaTTAATGAGGAGTAAATTggttacaaatatattaatttgaatttttaatgataaaaaaatgaatttatgatAAATTCGCCACCTCGGAATTTTTCGTGGTGTTGACCCAATTTCTTAATATAATAGCGCCCACTCACAATCCGCCACGTGGCGGGATTCGTTCAACGGGATCCGGTATTGGCTCTTGGAGGAAAGAAAACCGACCGCTGAGGGATCGCTGTCACGTGACGGGGAGGTGTGGCGCGCGCAGTTGCGGTAGGTGGAGGTAAAACGATCTGCAGACAAAACGACAAAACCACCCCACTCCAATTCTTATCTTATCCGATGACGTGTACGGAGTTACTACAAATCCCCGGGCCCCACCTCGCATTTTCCGGACGGTCTCCTCGGCTCCCGGCTCTGCGGCTCCGGCTCGCCGCGAGCCGCGCACTCGGCTtccccgtcgccgtcgccgtcgcctttTTGCCACCTGCCACCACTAGCCGCAAGCCAAGCCGGCGCGCGAGCCGCGATAGCGACCGTTCATCGAACccacctctttctctttctctttctctctgtcccACCCTTATATAAtacttctctctttccttcagAGAATCTCTTTCTCCGttggctgcttcttcttcttcttctttggccccCGTTTCTCCGTTAACAGTCGCGCAGGCGAAAGTGAGTGAGTGGGTCAGTGACAGATcggcgagcgagcgagcgatgGGTCTGCTTCACAATCTCTGGGACGAGACGGTCGCGGGCCCCGCGCCCGAGGCCGGTCTCGAGGAGCTCCCGGAGCACCgctccgccgccgcggccgggcggtcggccgcggcggcggcggcggcggcggttctTCCCCGAGGCGCCGGCCTCGTCAGTCGAAGGATCACCTTCGTCAGGACCGGGACGCTGGGCGGGGCGGTCGGCTGGGATTCGGTTCCGGAGACTCCGCCACGTCCTGTAGTGACCCGGGAACTGCCCCATCTCGTATGTCCCGTTGaccctattttttctttcccttcttttgccGTTTTCGCTTCTTGCCCTTCGGCAAGGTCGTGTCGCATGAAGAAGAAACCGCAGAAATGGTGGAAAAATGGgcgatttttatttatttattattatttttttaaattttgttcgCTTTTCTCCTTTATTCGGCTTCGATGCGATGTTTCAACGAACGGGTCTGCTTATTCAACTGTTTAAAAGCGCGAGCTTTCTTGAGAAGACAACGCAACCTGATTTTTTCTTCTCAATTATTGCACACCGCGAAGAAGAAAGCGCAGAAATGCTGAAAAagggcaattttttattattttattattttctttgcaCTTTCCTCTTTTATTCGGGTTCGATTCGACGTTTCACGTAACGGGCTGCTTATTCAATTGTTAAAAAGCGGAATCTTTCTCGAGAACGCAACGCATTTGGACTTTTTCTTCacaattattgaagtttcccaTCTTGTCTGAAAATGAAATGGCTCGGATGATGGGTTCTTTCGTTTCAAGTTTTGCTCTGTGTTTGCGTGTCTAGATGTGCCATTGATCAAGAAGAAAACTTGACCCCCCTCGGATCGTTTGTCTTCAATTTGGAAGCTCTGTTTAGTGCTTATGGCGTCAGAGATCATCCAAGACGAAGGCTCTGTTATAATTACAACATAGTATAGTAACGCATGAAACCGAGTGAGCTTACAAGGTTGGACTTACTTCTGCATTTGTCTTCAGGCACTTGAGCCAAAGTGGATTCAATTTTTCCTACCCATTTTCTACTATGTAATAATCATGGAGTATGATATATTAGGAGCCTTACCTAGCATGGCAATGCGCATCGCCGACGAATGAAACGGGGGTTTTTGCGTGCTGCTATTTTGCTGTAGCCAAAACCTCAGAATATTGTGACTAAATGCTGTGTTTTTCTGGTTTTGAATGCAGCCGGTACGCAGCAGGGGATTTCAGAAGTTCACGAGGAGAAAATCCTCTGAAGCATTACAGAAGGCAGAGCCTAGAAGTCCTACGGCTTTCGATTGGTGAGTAACTGTCTAGTGTTCATGACCTGCATATTGAACATTCATGTTCCTGCAGAGTAGGAATGATGAGTTTTGCAtgattttatcaagaatatGCCTGGGCGATTGTAGCATGAATCGATCTGATCCCCAAGTCACCATTCACAGACGGGACAGGCCTATCTTTGATAATTTCTAGTTTAGGTTTTGTCCATCGGAGTAATTCAAACATGTTTAGTCGTTCATGGTTATGGCATGCGAGAACTTTCTGATTTTTCTAGGCTGCAGACTCAGTTCTTTTTTCAGGATTTCCTGTACTGCTTATTTCACGGAAGTTTTTGCCTCTCTCCCATGTAGTTGCGCTGATCTATGAACGCTAATCCATTGCAGGATCTTGATCAGCGCTTTGGATCGTTGATGGATGGAAGCGTGGGTTGATCTTCATTCAAGAACGCCCTATGGACATCTATCTACTAGAAGATGTCCGTTAACGCCGGAAACATGGAATGAAATGAGCTCAGAGTCTGAAGCAACCCAATCCCCATCAACGTTTTTGAGATAGCCGCATTTTTGGTCGTTATCTTTTCTTTCAGCTGCGCCCTTTTCGCCTCTGGATCTCCTGTACATAGGGCTGTCCgtttttgaagatttttgtcttttgttttcgGGTTCTGTAAATGCTTCAACTCCGAATGCTCCTCTAATGTTATTAAGTGGTCTGTCTAAGTTTGTATTTCTGGCTTCATATCCTACTGTTTGCCTATGGTTACTGTTCGAAAGGTCTTATTCTGCCTCAGTTTCTTGTTTTAAGCCTCATGATATCCTCCTAAGAAAATCCCAAACAAATTGCATACGAGTGTCGAAGTAATCGTCTTCATTATTCGACTAAGTACTAATATGAAAAAGGATGAATACAATGATCGTGTCttcaaagtggtctagcaatAACACAAAACTAAGGCAGAATTCAGATTATTGTAAGGACATTGAAATCGGGAACTTCTGAAAATGCggcgaaattttttttcctcttgatCTTCAGCAGACTCTTCATGGCTGGCTAGCTAATGTCGGGGGTACTGGCGTAGCCAACTTCGGCTTATGCTGAGGCTGTCTTCACCTTCTCGATCAGATCGGCAGCATCCTGAACGGTTGCAATATTCTCGGCTCCTCCTTCGCCGATTGACACTCCAAACTTCTCTTCCAATGCCATCATGATTTCAACCTGTGAAAAAGTAATATGACAATCAAGAACCAACCCAATAGCCACATTTAGGAAGGAAACAGTCATTTCATGAACTGGGAAGCTGGAGCATACAGTGTCAAGAGAATCAGCTCCCAAGTCTATAAACTTGGTCTCAGGGGCTACGGTGCTTTCGTCGATCGAGAGCTGCTTTGCGATGATGCTCTGGACGGTTTTCAGAGTCTCCGGCTGGGCCTGCACATAGCATTGGATCATCAGACCATCGGCTACCGCAACTCGTATTCCGGATGAAGTCCAGATTCTGGTTTTGTTTTCAGGACTAGAATGTAGAGGGGAGGGAAAATCTTACACCACAGCATGTGATTGTGGTCTTGGAGTAACTTGGTGCAACTGGCGACACTCTTCTCGCTGCCTTGGTGATTCGGATCCTCGGCACGAGTCTTAGTCTGCCACCCTGCAATTAAAGATCATAAACATGTTTATTCTTGCGATGAACCGGCCCTTAGTACTCGTCATTGTCAGCACTGTTGCCCCTCCGTCTGATAAGACGCTCAATACAAAGGCATGGTACTTTATTTCACTAATCCTACTACACATCTGTTCTGTCACATTGTTTTTCTAACAAGAACCATAAAGCATGAATTAAGACTGAAAACATGCAACAGGATTGCACGCACAATGGCCGAGAGGCTGCCGAGTTGGCAAGAGTTGCTTCTGGCCTTGGGAGCGCAGCAAAAGGTGGCCACTGGAGACGGAGAAGCCGAGAGAAACGCAGTGGCCATGGTTCCTCGGCTAAGAGTGGAAGATAAGCTGATGATTAAATTCACACAAAGCTCTCAATAAAGCAGACGCAGAGCTTTCACTTAGGCTTCAACACAATATATAATGTTGTTCTTGGGTCTCTCCAAATGGCTCAAATCAGGGTTGCGATGATTACTATGATTTTACACAGGCTTTTTGATTGTTTTTCCCATGGCATTGGGCGGTTGGTACCATGCGTTGTGTCCTTTGTGCGCATTAATATCCAACACAACTCGCCAAACTGTCACAGCTTGCGAATAATTTCTTAGTATTGAAGAGCTGGCATCATTTTCCCATTGGTTGTGGCTGAAACTGCACATATACACATAAATCAGAAAAGAATAGGATGGAATCGATGAAATGATAATTGCATGACTAAAATAACCATTGCATGCAACGATTTTTCATATGGTGGTACTCATTTCCGATGCCATGTACGAAAAAAActaaggaaaatttcaaataaggacccaaagtgcaattattttctcaaaagaagaccTGAAGTGAATTTTGTCTCAAATGATGACACTTTGggtcatcattttctcaaaaaaagacctgaagtgaagtttgtctcaaGAAAGGACCCAAAGTAGTTATttaatctcaaagaaggacTTCACTCGTCGGGGTCGGTCGGTAAATAGATGCATCTTCAATATATATTCTGGTGGCCTGATTAGGGTATTTtcgtccattttttttattttcattttggttgccttattcatcattttcttcgtCCCCTGTTCACTTCTTCTTGCCCAGATCAAGAATATTGGACTTGGGAAAGGCCTTGTTCACGAGTCAGTCAACCGTCAGGTAAGGGTCGGCGAGGGCTTGACGCCCATCGCCCGGTGAGCGAGGGCTCGACGCCCATTGCTGATAGTAAGCAAGGGCCATCGAGCCCTTGCTAGCCATGGGGTAGGGGGGCGTCCAAATCGAGGCCCTACAAGAAAGTCTTCGGGGGCAAAAGGGGTAGCCGAAGAAGTCGTCGATCTAGGAGCGGTGGTGGGAGGAAGGGATGAAGAAAGTGACGTAGGCATCCCAATTGTGTCGATCTAGAAGCGGTGGTGGGAGGAAGGGATGAAGAAAGTGACGTAGGCATCCCAATCGTAGTCCTAGTAGAAGACGAGGTTGTTGATGGAGCAGGCGGGGCGGAGGTGGGGAGGTCGCCCCTCACGGCCATTAGTGAGGTCACccctcgccggcccgggcgagggctcgcccacCTCATCGGCCACGCGATAAGGGCCAACgaggcttgcaagccctcacccacGGCCAGGCGAGGGCTCGACGGCCCTTGCTAGCCACAaccgaggccaccctcgccggATTCGCGAGGGTAagcttgcaagccctcgcccacGGCCAGCAAGGGCTTGGTGGCCCTTGCCTATTGTCGACGATGGGCATCCAACTCTCG of the Eucalyptus grandis isolate ANBG69807.140 chromosome 10, ASM1654582v1, whole genome shotgun sequence genome contains:
- the LOC120288972 gene encoding acyl carrier protein 1, chloroplastic-like, with the translated sequence MIQCYVQAQPETLKTVQSIIAKQLSIDESTVAPETKFIDLGADSLDTVEIMMALEEKFGVSIGEGGAENIATVQDAADLIEKVKTASA
- the LOC104422910 gene encoding dormancy-associated protein homolog 3; the protein is MGLLHNLWDETVAGPAPEAGLEELPEHRSAAAAGRSAAAAAAAAVLPRGAGLVSRRITFVRTGTLGGAVGWDSVPETPPRPVVTRELPHLPVRSRGFQKFTRRKSSEALQKAEPRSPTAFDWILISALDR